ccagctactcgggaggctgaggcaggagaatcacttgaacccaggaggcagaggttgcagtgagccgagatcacgccgttgcactctagcccgggggacaagagcaagacttagtctcaaaaaaaaaaaaaaagaaaaaaagaaacaaagacaaatatttattgaacttactatgtgctaggtactcAGCTAGGTGCTGAGAATACAATGGGAAGCAAAGACATTTTCTCTGTCCTTAAGAAACTAATagtctattttggagaataaacaaCAATTAGATAATTACACAAATATGTATTTACAAACTCTGATAAGCATTGTGagcattttcatcttttatatttgTATCTATTTGCCTAGTAGAGAAAAGTCTATATATGGGAAAGCGTTGACTAAGTGTCCTTCCATCCAGTTATTTCCTGTGATGTgtgtaaatgcattttttttttaaattgggctcTCTgttacatagtttttaaaaattgatacgtCATAGCTGTACATTGTCTGCTGTTGTGGTGCCTGTATCCCCCCCcacctatatatatttataatagttgtacatattttaggggtacatgtgatatttgataCCTTTATACAgcgtgtaatgatcaaatcagggtaattagggtATCTGTCACCTCAGACGTTTATCTTTGTCTTGAGAAGACTAcaattcttctagctattttgaaatatacagtaaatcATTGTTAAATATAATTTCCTTATTGTACTCTCAAATACTGGAACTTATCGACCTGTATTTTTATACCCCTTAACCAACTTCTCCTCATCcccttgtagtttttttttttttttttaattaacaggcttttattttttagagcagttttaggtttccAGAAAAAGTAAGCAGAAAGAACAGAGTTCCCTCTCCCCAGTTCAGATTCCCCTATGAATAACATCTTGTGTTGGAATGATACATTTGTAACAATTGATGAACCAgcattgatacattattattaacgcAAGTCcttagtttacattagggtttacttTTTGTATTCTACAGTTTTATGGTTTTTCCCAAATACATAATGTCAAGTATCTACTGTTaaagtatcatacagaatggttTTATTGCCCTAACATCCTTTGTGTTCCACGTATTCATCCTTCCTCCCCCCACTTCCCCAACCCCaggtaaccactgatctttttaatcGTTTTTTTACTCTGcgtttttcacttaacattatatcACAAAAATTTCCCAGGGCATATTAAGTAGTCTCCAAAAACCATAGTTTTGAAACTATGGTTTTTGGagaatacttgggaggctgaggcgggaagattgcatGAGTCCAAGAATTCAAGGTTATTGTGAGgtatgattgctccactgcactccagcctgggtggcagagcaagaccctgtctcaaaaaaacaaacaaaaaagattaccAATTTGGTAAACAAATGATAGTGTTTCAGAGTTTTCTTTTGTATCTGTCAGATTAATTTGGGGAGAtactgttcagatcctttgcctttTTCTATTGAGTCGTTAGTCTTATCATTaatatattgtatttcttttcttatagatCCTTTTATCCTGCCACACCAGCAGGTTGATAAAGGAGCCATCAAATTTGTACTCAGTGGAGCAAATATCATGTGTCCAGGCTTAACTTCTCCTGGAGCTAAGCTTTACCCTGCTGCAGTAGATACCGTTGTTGTATCCTTCCCAGGCTAAAACTGCTGAAAAATGTATTCATTGTGCTCTTATCATTACTGCGAAAGGTGTACCATCCAAGAGAACATTAGATGTACTTTTTTGAAGGTTACTGTTACTCTTATCTCATGCCTTTCTGGTTACATTTGAAGTTgtataaagtaattttatttgttgCTACTAAATTATCTCATCTTAGGTCGTTTCTTAGAAGTTAAATGAGAACAAGTTGCAAAAGAGTCTCAGCTGCATTTCAGCCCAGTCAGGGCCTACTGTTATCAGACTTAGGACACAATAGGGAATTCTTGATTACTAGGGGAAAGGATATAGATGATATAATTGGATCAGCTTTTTGGATATCAACTTGCCACTGTAATGTTCATTTTGACTTACTGACATACATTGGAGTAAAAGCTCTCAAAAGGGAAAAGAATTAGGCACCAGGTATAGGTATCTCTTACCAAGCAACAATTTTGTGTTAGGAGTGAATAGTGGAAAATATTGGCAACctccaacttttattttgaaaattaattatttgaaaagttGAGTTTGGGGGCCTCAGAGCATGTTTTCTCAAAGAGAAATGTCAGAGTCCCAGATAGTCCTTAAAGATCGATTCAACTCATGACATAGCTGAATAATTCTGCattatttccatttctaccaTGCTGTTTCAGCTATTTTCTGGATTAAATAGATTTTTGTGACTATTCTGGACAGGAGAACATCTTCTCCTTTATCATAGCTAAAGTAGCCATTTGCCTCAGGTATAGAAAAGGAATGGTACTTGGTGGGAATAGGGAAATTACTTTTAGAGTGTGTTtatcttattttagtttttgagatggagtctcgctctgttgcccaagctgcagtgcagtggcacgatcttgtctcactgcaacatctgcctcctgggttcaagcagttctcctgcctcagcctctcgagtagctgagattacaggcacccgctaccacgcctggctcatttttgtatttttagtagagacagggtttcaccatgttggtcaggctggtctcaaactcctgacctcaggtgatccacccgctttggcctcccaaagtgctgggattacaggtgtgagccaccgcgcccagccaggggTGTGTttaagaagaataagaaaaaaaaatgatattctcTGTTGGGGCAGTTATAGTGAAGGGGTAGTATAAGTAGTATGTTTATATTCTAGGAACAGCTTATGTTGACATGCTTTTTGCCTAATAGGTGCTCACATATTTGGAACACTGAATGAATTGAAAATCAAGGGAGAAAAGTGAggatgggttttttgttgttgttgtttgtttttaatatttattaagtgttgGTAAATTTATAGTTCTGGAGTTAACcttaaatggaaaattttcttAGTACCTagtctttacttttaaaaataatttttattttgaaacagttaTAGATTTAGAgaaagttgttaaaaaaaatggTACAGAGAGGTCTTGTGTACCCTGaatcttgactttttaaaatatgtactgcAGTGTTTAACATTCCAGAAACTTCAAATGTTAACCAAGACCACTCTGGTTTTTCTAGAAAGGTTGAAACTGTTATATCGGGCTCTTAAAGATAGACTGGGaatttaactattattttaaaacatccttTACATAAAACCACcattcaggccgggtgtggtggctcatgcctgtaatctcagcactttgggaggctgaggcgggcagatcacctgaggtcaggagttcgagacaagcctggccaacatggcgaaaccctgtctatgctaaaaatacaaaaattagccgggtggggtggcgtgcgcctgtaatcccatctactagggaggttgaggccggagaattgcttgaactcaggaggcggaggttgcagtgagccgagatcatgccactacactccagctgggtgacaaagcaagactccgtctcaaaaaaacaaaaaaacagccggccatggtggctcacgcctataatgccaccactttgggaggccgaggcaggcggatcatgaggtcaggagttcaagaccagcctggccaacatggtgaaatcccgtctctactaaaaatacaaaagttagccgggtgtggtggcacgcgcctgtagtcccagctacttgggaggctgaggcaggagaattgcttgaacctgggaggcagaggttgcagtgagccaagactgcgccattgcactccagcctgggcaacagagtgagactctgtctcaagaacaaacaaaaatccccacCATTCAGTGATCAGAATAATTAATCAgaacaattaatatttattgatttcacAGTTTTTAGTATTTATGTGCAAGaaattttactcctttttttGTGTGACTTATTCTGGTTTTGTTAGCATGGGGTTATAGTATTAACATTTGACTTGAAAGAACAGGGGTTATTAGATTTATTCATTTAGCATTTACTGAGTATTTACAGTGTACCCACAGACTCTGCTAGGTCTCTGCTCTCAAGGAGTTAATGGTCTAGGAGAAGACACAAGAGGGGTTCCAAGTGGCTTAACTAGTAACATGATCATTATTTGACACCCTTCCCTTGATGGGGAGGCCCCAAGGCATTTTGATAGTTTTCTTAGCTGTGTTCTTTCAGgctatcatggcagaaggaaaacaGCATGCTCTATGTGTTGGAGTCATGAAGATGTCTGCAGAAGACATGTAAGTCTTACTTTAGGCCCCCTTAACTTTTGATATATGGGTAACCAACCCAGGAAGCATCAGAATTACAGGCGAAATTTGCTATCATGCATACCACATTACACAAATATCCAAGCACAGAAGcttcatttctgatatttccTAACACTTAGGAAGCCAATGAAACCTATTTTGTCTTCAGGATTGTAGTCTTTCTTAAGCACTGAAAAGAACCCATGTGCCAACACAGCTGTTTTATATGTGTGTACGTGGTACTTTAGGAATCTTATTTAGTATAATTTAAattgggggaggagggaagatgTTTTACTGCtagcttcattttatttatttttatttttattttttaaaatttttttgagatggagtctcactctgttgcccaggctggagtgcagtggcgcgatctcggctcactgcaacctctgcctcccgggttcaagctattcttgtgcctcagccttccaagtagttgggattacaggtgtgcgccataatgttcagctaatttttgtatttttagtagagatggggtttcaccatgttggccaggccagtcttgaactcctgacctcacgtgatccacccacctcggcctcccaaagtgttgggattacaggtgtgagccactgcgcctgatcATTACTGCTAGTTTTAAAAACAGTGATATATCTCACCACCACACAGTATCTTATATTCTGACCTGGTAGTACAAGAAATGTAGAATATTTAGAGAACTAGTAAAGCTATATTATCAAAACATAGGCagtatatttaaaaactttagaACCCATTTGATGACCAAATTAGTGGTATTAATTATGTTTCAGGGTTAATGTAGCACTTTGATATTCCCCTAGTCTTGTGACATTGTTACTCTGGTTCTATAGACCCACTAGTTAGATCACTAAAATCACTTTTAGATATGAGCTGCCACAGAGTAATGTAGTTTAATATAAACAACAATGTAATTGTGATGTCAATAAGTTCTTTACTTGTggcttaataattaaaaaataacaatatactTTGAATTATATTTATCACGAGTAAGACtataaaaatgcataaaagatgtttatgtgttttttttccttctacagtGAGAAAGTCAACAAAGGAATTGGCATTGAAAATATCCATTATTTAAATGATGGGCTGTGGCATATGAAGACATATAAATGAGCCTCAGAAGGAATGCACTTGGGCTAAATATGGATATTGTGCTGtatctgtgtttgtgtctgtgtgtgacagCATGAAGATAATGCCTGTGGTTATGCTGAATAAATTCACCAGATGCTAAAATTCTGTTAgcttcagaaattattttaagttttcttaaacTCAAGTTAAAATTGGGTAGCAAACTTGGATATTAAAAGGTATCTGGTAAGTAACCAAACTCAGACAACTTAACGTCCTTTCTTAGGCTAATGATATAAGAGTGAAGAGCAGGACTTGGTCAATGGATTGCCACTTTATGGTAGACCTCTAGAGAAACTGTCTAGTTAAATGGGGCTAGAAACTAGACTAGGAATTTTATTCTGTTACTCCAGAGGACCCAGCAGTGCTCAttctcttgtgtgtgtgtgtgtgtatgtgttttgtttgttgattgtttttttaaaaacaacttttcaatGGAAAATTCTAAACATATTCAGAAGTCTGGAGAATAGTATAATGGACCTCTCCATATCCATCACCCAGTTTCAGTTTATGGTCAGTCTTATTTCATCTATACGTCAATTatttctccccaccccccaattattttgaagcaaatcccagacatccTATCATTTCATCCAtaactactttctttttttttttttttttttttttgaaacagggtcttgctctgttgcccaggctggagtgcagtggtacgatcttggctcactgtaacctccacctcccgggttcaagcgattcttgtgcctcagcctcctgagtagctgggattacaggcatgtgccaccatgcccggctaattttgtattttgggtagagacggggtttcgctatgttggccagactggtcttgaactcttggcctcaagtgatccgtccccctctgcctcccaaagtgctgggattacaggcatgagccaccatgcccagctaatttttatatattttatagttggccaggctggtcttgaactcctggcctcaagtgatccgcctccgttcagcctcccaaagtgctgagattataggcatgagtcaccatgcctggcatcaTAACTACTTTAgtatgtatctttaaaaattagaaaaacaccaCAATACCATTATCACACTTAAAAGTTGAACTGTTTCTTAATATGATCAACTGTCTAGACTGTTAATTCTCTTAACTGTTGGTTTGCTTGAAATAGGTACCACACAAGGTTCATACATTGCATTTGGTTGTTATTTATTGAAGTCTGTTTAATTTATAAGTTaccttttcttttcccccttaaattatttaagaaatctaGTTGTTTTGTCTTTAAAGTTTCCACACATATTCTGGATTTTGTTGATTGTATCACTGTGAAGTCATTAACTTGTTTTTATGCCTCCTGCATATCCTGTAAACAAATAAGATTGATCAGATTCAGGTTCAGTTTTTTTAGTGCCTTCTTTTTTGAGTAAAGTCATACCAAACAGATGCCCAGAACATCTGGATTTGGGTCCCCACTAGACTCCTCAAATAATGTATATCTTCTATAAGTGGAATATGAGGGACATGGACCTGCTTTAGTAAGAACAGTAATCTGTTTGGGGAGTTAAAAGAGCAGTTGTggatttatttattgttaaagaCCATTTTTCTTCCTAATAACCTTGCTGTTATTCTAGTGTCTTAGCCATCTTCATTTGGTTGTTTACCAATATgacatgtgattttatttttcagatggataCAGACATATACAAGATTGTGGTGACCTGTGTTACAGTTAGAAGTTGGTGAGAAAGGTGAGGGTGGATAGCAAAAAGAGAGAGATCATTTGGCTGGCTGTTCCAGCTGGGTCTCCCAGGATGTAACATAGGTGGACATAGATCCAGGGTCTGACCCTCAGCTTGAGAAACCATTTCCCACTGATGAAACTTGTAAGACTCGGAGATTCCCCAGttagaatataaatgtattaattcaTAGTGATAGGTCTGCCTATGGTAAACAATTAGAAAACAGGAAGTTACTTGGTAAACACAGGTATGAGCAAAGGAAGATTGATAAATTGGGGTAATATTTCAGTTGTGCTGAGGTAAGACTTGGAGAATTTTTCCTGCTTCATCATTAATTAGAATGCTTATCTCTGCCAAAATCTCGTCTCTTTCCTAGCCCATAGAGGTGCCCTgatattttatttcctatatcCTTTTCAAGTTCCATGTAGTTTTCCTTATGTTATGACAGTTTTATTCTGCAGCTTACCATATTATTTATTCCTGGTCCATAAAAGTATAAATAGTCTCATCAGGAACTCATTTGTAAGTCATCTCCCAGGGA
This genomic stretch from Pongo pygmaeus isolate AG05252 chromosome X, NHGRI_mPonPyg2-v2.0_pri, whole genome shotgun sequence harbors:
- the MCTS1 gene encoding malignant T-cell-amplified sequence 1 isoform X2, with the protein product MFKKFDEKENVSNCIQLKTSVIKGIKNQLIEQFPGIEPWLNQIMPKKDPVKIVRCHEHIEILTVNGELLFFRQREGPFYPTLRLLHKYPFILPHQQVDKGAIKFVLSGANIMCPGLTSPGAKLYPAAVDTVVAIMAEGKQHALCVGVMKMSAEDIEKVNKGIGIENIHYLNDGLWHMKTYK
- the MCTS1 gene encoding malignant T-cell-amplified sequence 1 isoform X1, with the protein product MGKGRFDEKENVSNCIQLKTSVIKGIKNQLIEQFPGIEPWLNQIMPKKDPVKIVRCHEHIEILTVNGELLFFRQREGPFYPTLRLLHKYPFILPHQQVDKGAIKFVLSGANIMCPGLTSPGAKLYPAAVDTVVAIMAEGKQHALCVGVMKMSAEDIEKVNKGIGIENIHYLNDGLWHMKTYK